Proteins from one Fragaria vesca subsp. vesca linkage group LG6, FraVesHawaii_1.0, whole genome shotgun sequence genomic window:
- the LOC101313336 gene encoding receptor-like protein 12-like: MPTLFLHFFLFLITTSLTNLIPTVYSNCIEAHKQSLLHFKESLQFDSSSSTKLMTWNSSTDCCSWLGVTCSSNGCVVGLDLSRESISCSIDSSSSLFQLQNLQSLNLAYNDFNGSSIPSAIGRLADLRYLNLTSAYFSGQIPFEVARLTRLVTLDFSKSGKPLLVENPNLRMLFQNFTELVELYLYSSVDLSTQGSDWCEAISSSLPHLRVLSLSGCSIRGPLCESLANLQYLYEIDLSYNSFNSPVPGVFANLSNLTYLSLSSSKLLGTFPKEIFQIPSIQTIDLSYNDDLHGSFPEFPNNGSLRSLIVDSTSFSGDLPNSIGNLKAISTISLSRCSFTGFLPKSIENLTQLVDLDIAWNRFSSPISSIHWENLVNLESLHLSYNQLYGTIPSSVVSLPKLRFLTLSHNRFSGQVPDVSNTSSYLLDTLDLENNNLEGQIPTTIFNLQGLAILRLSSNNFSGFPFNFLHHQPINLMFVDLFNNSLLFNNHSSNSSSLQIKTLVLASNKLRAFPGFLRDQITLDISSLNLSGNQIQGEIPNWIFSLKSLTSLDLSCNSLVTLEAPLPNSTSALSSLDLHSNKLVDIPSSYSFLQLDSLVLASNKLKTFPDFLRNQSTLYTLDLSDNQIQGQIPNWIWSTGTSFSQARNLSCNSLDSLEAPDPPNSTYIVLLLDLHSNLLQGQIPLFLSGHYMDYSRNNFNSSIPNEIGDFIYARSYLSLSSSNLHGHIPKSICNASGLVLDLSNNSLSGNIPQCLTEDIPLQSRVESRNKLDQAVFHTVMDLSRNKLTGSIPDNFQKACRLETLDLSRNQIQGQFPKSLINCSSLVALNLGNNFITDTFPCVLMNISTLGVLVLRSNKFHGSIGCPNTNDTWSVLQVIDLAHNSFSGEMAGRMFLKCQAMVSNKDSSPTNLEYPFQSSAYRFDLPDSFYRDAITAIIKGLEFHLVKISNIFTLVDFSSNKFSGSIPEEIGELKSLYVLNLSNNAFTGRIPSSFGQMQQLESLDLSSNQLSGTIPQQMAKLSFLAVLDLSNNQLVGRIPTGTQFSTFPRTSFEGNKGLWGPPLTTDALLPPPTSNGSSTPPSSGNEIDWNIISAEIGFTCGFGLAVGSLLFCKRWRKWYYRAMRSVLFKIFPPLEQRFGIHRRHVYINTRH, translated from the coding sequence ATGCCAACTCTGTTCCTCCATTTCTTCCTGTTCTTAATCACCACCAGTCTTACTAACCTCATTCCCACAGTATACAGCAACTGTATTGAAGCCCATAAACAATCGTTGCTCCATTTCAAGGAAAGTCTTCAATTTGATTCCTCTTCATCTACCAAGCTTATGACATGGAATTCGAGTACGGACTGCTGTTCTTGGCTCGGTGTAACTTGCAGCAGTAACGGGTGTGTTGTCGGACTTGACCTCAGCAGGGAGTCTATCTCATGCAGCATTGACAGTTCAAGCAGTCTCTTCCAACTTCAAAATCTTCAGAGCCTCAATTTGGCGTACAACGACTTCAATGGTTCTTCAATTCCATCTGCAATCGGAAGGCTTGCAGACTTGAGGTATCTGAATTTAACCTCTGCTTATTTTTCTGGGCAGATTCCCTTTGAGGTTGCACGCTTAACAAGGCTGGTAACTCTTGATTTCTCTAAAAGTGGTAAACCGTTGCTAGTTGAGAACCCGAATCTAAGAATGCTATTTCAGAATTTCACAGAGCTTGTAGAGCTATATCTTTATTCATCAGTGGACTTATCAACACAGGGGAGTGACTGGTGCGAAGCCATATCTTCTTCACTGCCACATCTGAGGGTGTTGAGCTTGTCTGGCTGTAGTATTCGAGGCCCTCTATGTGAGTCCCTAGCAAACCTTCAATATTTGTACGAGATTGACTTGTCATATAACTCCTTCAATTCTCCGGTTCCAGGAGTCTTTGCCAATCTTTCAAACTTGACTTACCTGAGTCTTTCTAGTTCTAAGTTACTTGGAACATTTCCCAAAGAGATCTTTCAGATACCTTCCATACAAACGATTGACCTGTCCTATAATGATGATCTTCATGGTTCCTTTCCAGAATTTCCAAACAATGGCTCTCTTCGATCCTTAATTGTAGATTCGACGAGTTTTTCAGGTGACCTACCCAACTCTATTGGAAATCTGAAAGCGATTTCAACCATATCTCTTTCACGTTGCAGTTTTACTGGATTCCTCCCCAAGTCGATTGAAAACCTCACACAATTGGTTGACCTGGACATTGCATGGAACAGGTTCAGTAGTCCTATCAGTTCTATTCACTGGGAAAACCTTGTTAATCTGGAAAGCCTCCACTTGAGCTACAATCAACTTTATGGGACTATTCCTTCATCTGTTGTTTCTCTTCCCAAGTTGAGATTCCTTACACTATCCCACAATCGGTTTTCTGGTCAAGTCCCTGATGTTTCCAATACTTCTTCTTACTTACTTGACACCCTTGATTTGGAAAACAACAATTTGGAAGGACAAATACCAACAACCATCTTTAATCTTCAAGGGCTTGCAATTCTGCGTCTTTCTTCAAACAACTTCAGTGGCTTCCCTTTCAATTTTCTTCATCATCAGCCCATAAATCTTATGTTTGTTGATCTTTTCAACAATAGCTTGTTGTTCAATAACCATAGTTCCAATTCGTCCTCCCTTCAGATTAAGACCTTGGTTTTGGCTTCTAACAAGTTGAGAGCATTCCCTGGTTTCTTAAGAGACCAAATCACACTTGATATTTCGAGTTTGAACCTTTCAGGAAACCAGATTCAAGGCGAGATACCTAATTGGATTTTCAGTCTCAAATCTCTCACTTCTCTTGATCTTTCTTGCAACTCCTTGGTGACTCTAGAAGCTCCTCTTCCTAATTCTACATCTGCTTTATCTTCTCTGGACCTTCATTCCAATAAGCTTGTGGATATCCCTTCCTCATACTCATTCCTTCAGCTTGACTCTTTGGTATTAGCTTCTAACAAGTTGAAAACATTCCCAGACTTCTTGAGAAATCAGTCCACATTATACACTTTGGACCTATCAGACAACCAGATTCAAGGACAGATACCCAATTGGATTTGGAGCACCGGTACCAGTTTTTCTCAAGCACGAAATCTTTCATGTAACTCCTTGGATAGTCTTGAAGCTCCTGATCCACCTAATTCTACTTATATTGTGTTATTGCTTGATCTTCACTCAAACCTGCTTCAGGGACAGATACCCTTGTTCTTGAGTGGTCATTATATGGATTATTCGAGAAATAATTTCAACTCTAGCATACCAAATGAAATTGGAGATTTCATTTATGCTAGATCTTACCTTTCCCTTTCAAGCAGTAACTTACATGGGCACATTCCAAAATCAATATGCAATGCAAGTGGTTTAGTTCTTGATCTGTCTAATAATTCTTTGAGTGGAAACATTCCCCAATGTTTAACTGAAGACATTCCCCTTCAATCGAGGGTTGAGAGCAGAAACAAGCTTGATCAAGCAGTTTTCCATACAGTCATGGATTTGAGCAGAAACAAGCTTACTGGATCCATCCCAGATAATTTTCAGAAAGCTTGTAGATTAGAGACTCTTGACCTCAGCAGAAATCAGATACAAGGACAGTTTCCGAAATCACTCATCAACTGCTCAAGTTTAGTGGCTTTGAACCTTGGAAACAATTTCATAACAGATACTTTCCCATGCGTTTTGATGAACATATCCACCTTGGGTGTCCTCGTTTTGCGATCCAACAAGTTTCATGGAAGCATTGGATGTCCAAACACCAATGACACATGGTCTGTGCTTCAAGTAATAGATTTGGCACACAACAGTTTCAGTGGTGAAATGGCTGGAAGAATGTTTCTGAAATGTCAAGCTATGGTGTCTAATAAGGATTCTTCTCCAACTAATCTTGAATATCCTTTTCAGTCGAGCGCCTATAGATTCGACCTTCCCGACTCTTTTTATAGAGATGCAATTACAGCTATCATCAAAGGTTTGGAGTTTCATTTGGTAAAGATTTCGAATATATTCACCTTGGTCGACTTCTCCTCCAACAAATTCAGCGGATCGATACCTGAGGAAATCGGAGAGTTGAAATCACTCTATGTTCTCAACTTATCCAATAATGCTTTCACAGGGAGAATCCCATCATCATTTGGTCAGATGCAACAATTGGAGTCCTTAGATCTCTCAAGCAACCAACTGAGTGGCACAATTCCACAACAGATGGCAAAACTCAGTTTCCTTGCTGTCTTGGATCTCTCAAATAATCAACTGGTTGGGAGAATCCCCACCGGTACTCAGTTTTCTACATTTCCACGTACCTCATTCGAAGGTAACAAAGGATTATGGGGGCCTCCCTTGACAACTGATGCATTGTTGCCGCCACCAACTTCAAATGGAAGCTCGACTCCTCCGAGTTCTGGAAATGAGATTGACTGGAATATTATCTCTGCTGAAATTGGATTTACATGTGGGTTTGGACTTGCGGTTGGGTCACTTTTGTTTTGCAAAAGATGGAGGAAATGGTATTACAGAGCTATGCGTAGTGTTCTTTTCAAGATATTTCCTCCGCTGGAGCAGAGGTTTGGTATTCATAGAAGACATGTTTACATAAACACAAGGCATTGA
- the LOC101313045 gene encoding receptor-like protein 12-like, with protein MRTLFLHLFLFLTITSITTLITAVESNCIEDQQLSLLHYKKSLVYVIEPPSPRLITWDSNIDCCSWLGVTCSTNGYVIGLDLSNEFVSCNIDSSSSIFQLQYLESLNLANNVFSGSKIPSAIGKLTNLRHLKLASGYFTGQIPVEVARLTRLVTLDLSRNNYDGVSLKCENRSLGMLIQNLTELEELYLDAVEISTQQSDWCEAISSSLPNLMVLSLYSCGLSGPLCESLATIQSLSVIHLDSNYFNSPVPRSFANLSNLTSLSLSRCNLLGTFPKEIFLIHSLQSIDLSSNLELGGSFPEFPKNRTELSTISLSHCKFTGSLPKSIENLTQLVDMDISWNKFNSPISSIHWEALVHLESLDLSNNLFYGSIPSSIVSPPLLVALALSNNHFSGQVPEFSNTPSQSLRNLLLGNNNLEGEIPTSIFNLQGLMYLDISSNNLSGFPFTGPQQPRTLSFLDLSHNNLLFDYNGTSTSFLQIEVLLLASNKLRGFPDFLKNQSTLWRLDLSRNQIPGQIPDWIWRLNSLLLLNLSSNSIVTLEPLLPNSTCMLANLDLSSNKLRTLPDFLRNLSTLSYLDLSNNQIQGQIPNWIWRLNSLKELNLSRNSLETLEAPLPDSGVTSLDLHSNQFQGKIPLFLPSAHFLDYSRNNFSSSIPIDIGSFISQTNFFSLSSNNLHGTIPSSICITTGMVLDLSYNALSGIIPQCLTQLSLAVLDLRTNNLTGTIPDNFLEHCKLRTLDLSGNQIQGQFPKSLVNCSSLEILSLGNNQITDTFPCLLMTMSTLRILVLRSNKFYGSFGCPKTNNTWPMLQIIDLAHNHLNGEIPGTSFATWQKMKVSEDEFLANLGFSYAPLYTTETIGLEVYYRDTITTIIKGLQLNLVKILTIFTLIDFSSNNFSGSIPKEIGEMKALYVLNLSGNAFTGEIPSSFGDMRTIESLDLSQNRLSGHIPQQFANLNFLSFLNVSNNQLVGKIPTSTQFSTFPNTSFEGNQGLWGPPLTSDTLASLPPPTSNGSSNNPNSGDEIDWDIISVEIGFTCGFGMAIGSLLFCKRWRERYYKVMCNILLKIFPQLEQRFGNHRRHVYINTRWRH; from the coding sequence ATGAGAACTCTGTTCCTCCATTTATTCCTATTCCTAACCATTACTAGTATTACCACCCTCATTACTGCTGTTGAAAGCAACTGTATTGAAGATCAGCAACTATCACTACTCCATTATAAGAAAAGCCTTGTATATGTAATTGAGCCTCCTTCCCCCAGGCTTATTACATGGGACTCAAATATTGATTGCTGTTCTTGGCTTGGTGTAACTTGCAGCACTAATGGATATGTTATCGGACTTGACCTCAGCAACGAGTTTGTTTCATGCAACATCGACAGTTCCAGCAGTATCTTCCAACTTCAATATCTTGAGAGCCTCAATTTGGCCAATAACGTCTTCAGTGGCTCTAAAATTCCATCTGCAATTGGAAAGCTTACTAATCTGAGGCATCTAAAATTAGCCAGTGGCTATTTTACTGGGCAGATTCCCGTGGAGGTTGCACGCTTGACAAGGTTGGTTACTCTTGATCTCTCTAGAAACAATTACGATGGGGTATCGTTGAAATGTGAGAATCGAAGTTTAGGCATGCTAATTCAGAATCTCACAGAGCTTGAGGAGTTATATCTTGATGCAGTAGAGATATCTACACAGCAGAGTGACTGGTGCGAAGCCATATCATCTTCACTGCCAAATCTGATGGTGTTGAGCTTGTACAGTTGTGGTCTTTCAGGCCCTTTATGTGAGTCCCTTGCTACTATCCAATCTCTATCTGTGATTCACTTAGATAGCAACTACTTCAATTCTCCAGTTCCGAGATCCTTTGCCAATCTTTCAAACTTGACTTCCTTGAGCCTTTCTCGTTGTAACTTGTTGGGAACATTTCCGAAAGAGATCTTCCTTATTCATTCCCTTCAATCCATTGATCTTTCTAGTAATCTAGAACTTGGTGGTTCCTTTCCAGAGTTTCCAAAGAATAGGACAGAACTCTCAACCATATCTCTTTCACATTGCAAGTTCACTGGATCCCTCCCCAAGTCAATTGAAAACCTCACACAATTGGTAGACATGGACATTTCATGGAACAAGTTCAATAGTCCTATCAGTTCTATTCACTGGGAAGCCCTTGTTCATCTGGAAAGCCTTGACTTGAGCAACAATCTTTTCTATGGGAGCATTCCATCATCTATTGTTTCTCCTCCCTTGCTGGTTGCATTAGCGCTTTCCAATAATCATTTCTCTGGTCAAGTCCCTGAATTTTCCAATACACCATCGCAGTCACTTCGCAACCTTCTTTTGGGAAACAACAATTTGGAAGGAGAAATACCAACATCTATCTTTAATCTTCAAGGGCTTATGTATCTTGATATTTCTTCAAACAACCTCAGTGGCTTCCCTTTTACTGGTCCTCAGCAGCCCAGAACTCTTTCATTTCTTGACCTTTCCCACAATAACTTGTTGTTTGATTACAATGGTACAAGTACCTCCTTCCTTCAGATTGAAGTATTGTTATTGGCTTCAAACAAGTTGAGAGGATTCCCAGATTTCTTGAAGAATCAATCCACACTTTGGCGACTGGACCTTTCAAGAAACCAGATTCCAGGCCAAATACCTGATTGGATTTGGAGGCTCAATTCCCTTTTACTCCTAAATCTTTCTTCTAACTCCATTGTAACTCTAGAACCTCTTCTTCCTAATTCTACTTGTATGTTAGCAAATCTTGACCTTAGTTCTAACAAGTTGAGAACACTCCCAGACTTCTTGAGAAATCTGTCCACATTAAGTTACTTGGATCTTTCAAACAACCAAATTCAAGGCCAGATACCCAATTGGATTTGGAGGCTCAATTCTCTTAAAGAACTGAATCTTTCTCGTAACTCTTTGGAAACTCTAGAAGCTCCTTTACCTGATTCTGGCGTCACTTCTCTTGATCTTCACTCAAACCAGTTCCAGGGAAAAATCCCATTGTTCCTGCCATCTGCCCATTTTTTGGATTACTCGAGAAATAATTTTAGCTCTAGTATACCGATTGATATTGGTAGTTTCATCTCTCAAACAAATTTCTTCTCTCTATCAAGCAATAACTTGCATGGAACCATTCCAAGCTCAATCTGCATTACAACTGGTATGGTTCTTGATCTGTCCTATAATGCTTTGAGTGGCATCATTCCACAATGCTTGACTCAACTTTCACTTGCAGTCCTTGACTTAAGGACAAACAACCTTACTGGCACTATTCCTGATAATTTTCTTGAGCATTGTAAGCTACGAACTCTTGATCTCAGCGGAAATCAGATACAAGGTCAGTTTCCAAAATCTCTTGTCAACTGCTCAAGTTTAGAGATTTTAAGTCTCGGAAACAATCAGATTACAGATACATTTCCATGTTTGTTGATGACCATGTCCACATTGCGTATCCTTGTTTTGCGATCCAACAAATTTTATGGTAGCTTTGGATGTCCCAAGACCAACAACACATGGCCTATGCTGCAAATTATAGATCTTGCACACAACCATTTGAATGGTGAAATACCAGGAACTTCTTTTGCAACATGGCAGAAAATGAAGGTCAGCGAAGATGAATTCCTAGCGAACCTTGGATTTTCATACGCACCTCTGTACACAACTGAGACTATCGGGCTTGAAGTTTATTACAGAGATACAATAACAACCATCATCAAAGGTTTGCAGTTGAATCTAGTAAAGATTCTAACTATCTTCACCTTGATTGACTTCTCCTCCAACAACTTTAGCGGATCGATACCTAAGGAAATTGGAGAGATGAAAGCATTGTATGTCCTCAACTTATCTGGTAATGCTTTCACAGGTGAAATCCCATCATCTTTTGGAGACATGAGAACCATAGAGTCCTTAGACCTCTCACAGAACCGTCTAAGCGGCCACATTCCCCAACAGTTTGCAAATCTCAATTTCCTTTCGTTTTTGAATGTCTCAAATAATCAACTGGTGGGCAAAATACCAACTAGCACTCAGTTTTCAACATTTCCAAATACTTCCTTTGAAGGCAACCAAGGGTTATGGGGGCCTCCTCTGACATCGGATACACTAGCTTCATTGCCACCACCTACGTCAAATGGAAGTTCAAATAACCCGAATTCTGGAGATGAGATTGATTGGGATATTATCAGTGTTGAAATTGGATTTACATGTGGATTTGGAATGGCCATTGGATCACTTTTGTTTTGCAAAAGATGGAGGGAACGGTATTACAAAGTAATGTGCAACATTCTTTTGAAGATATTTCCTCAGCTTGAACAAAGATTTGGTAATCATAGAAGACATGTTTACATAAACACAAGGTGGAGGCACTGA
- the LOC101312754 gene encoding probable leucine-rich repeat receptor-like protein kinase At1g35710-like, with the protein MTTLFFHLLLFLITPCVTNLIPAVHSKCIEAQKQSLLSFKKSLVFDSSSSSKLITWNSSTECCSWLGVTCSTNGSVVGLDISSESISCNIDDSSSLFQLEHLQSLNLAYNDFNGSSIPSAIGKLASLRYLNLTYAFYSGQIPIEVAHLTRLTVLDLSSNYLNGELKLENPNLGLLIQNLTELTELHLDYLNLSAEGSLWSQTISSSLPKLSVLTLSYCDLSGPIHESFARLHSLSMLILDKNYISAPVPKFFANFSSLVSLSLSNCNLHGAFPKELLQIPTLQSVDLSTNSELQGSLPEFPKNGSLESLVLSGTKFSGVLPDSMGNLEKLSKLDLSDCNFTGVVPKSLENLTQLGFLALSSNKFSSPINSIQWDKLIKLELLDLANNLLYGSIPVSPFFIPLLQRLVLSGNNFSGQLLEFSNVSSYLLYELDLSSNNLEGSIPVSIFNLPGLQEFRLSSNNLSGFPFYGLQESRNLSFLDLSHNSLLFNDNGTKSSHPSLLQINNLILASNKLKTFPKFLKDQSSLAYLDLSDNQISGQIPNWIWGLPLNTLNLCCNKLVSLEAPLLSSTYNVLNIDLHSNQLQGQIPLFVSGNYLDYSRNNFSSSIPTDIGDFISSTAYLSLSSNNLYGEIPNSICNASGLVLDLSNNSLSGIIPQCLTQISSLSVLDMRRNNLIGSIPDTFSEGCNLKTLAISRNQIIGQFPKSLANCSNLEVLDLGLNQITDTFPCPLKTLSTLHVLLLRSNKFYGTIGCPETNGTWPKLQIIDLAHNSFNGEIPGSSLATWQAMMVNEDDTQIDLGYSFNGGSRSGLFIDYVDAVTTTSKGQEMDIIKILTIFTSIDFSANKFNGTIPKEIGQLRSLYVLNLSSNAFTGEIPSSFGNIRTLESLDLSQNHLSGQIPQQLANLTFLSYLNVSNNQLTGRIPTSTQFSTFPNTSFQGNKGLWGPPLTEDIPAVSPPPTLAGSSSNQKPGDDIDWDIISVEIGFTCGFGIVIGSLLFCKRWREWYYRAMCNILFKIFPQLAQRFGNIQRLVYINGRYRRR; encoded by the coding sequence ATGACAACTTTGTTCTTCCATTTGCTCCTTTTCTTGATCACTCCCTGTGTTACTAACCTCATCCCTGCTGTACACAGCAAGTGTATTGAAGCCCAGAAACAATCATTGCTTAGTTTCAAGAAAAGTCTTGTATTTGATTCTTCTTCTTCCTCCAAGCTCATAACTTGGAATTCCAGCACCGAGTGCTGTTCATGGCTCGGTGTAACTTGCAGCACTAATGGGAGTGTTGTTGGACTTGACATCAGCAGCGAGTCTATCTCATGCAACATTGACGATTCCAGCAGTCTGTTCCAACTTGAACATCTTCAGAGCCTCAATTTAGCCTATAACGACTTCAATGGCTCTTCAATACCTTCTGCAATTGGGAAGCTTGCAAGTTTAAGGTATCTAAATTTAACATATGCCTTCTATTCTGGGCAGATTCCCATTGAGGTTGCACACTTGACAAGGTTGACGGTTCTTGATCTCTCTAGTAATTACCTGAATGGGGAGTTAAAACTTGAGAACCCGAATTTAGGCTTGCTAATCCAGAACCTTACAGAGCTTACAGAGTTACATCTTGATTATCTAAACCTATCAGCTGAAGGATCTCTATGGAGCCAAACCATATCATCTTCGCTTCCAAAGCTGAGTGTGTTGACCTTGTCCTATTGTGATCTTTCAGGCCCTATTCATGAATCATTTGCCAGGCTTCATTCTCTATCCATGTTAATATTGGATAAAAACTACATCTCTGCTCCAGTTCCAAAATTCTTTGCAAATTTTTCTAGTTTGGTTTCCTTGAGTCTCTCTAACTGTAACTTGCATGGAGCATTTCCCAAAGAGTTACTCCAGATACCTACACTACAGTCGGTTGACCTGTCAACTAATTCAGAGCTCCAGGGTTCCTTACCAGAGTTTCCAAAGAACGGATCTCTCGAATCCCTAGTCCTAAGTGGGACTAAATTTTCAGGAGTCTTGCCGGACTCTATGGGCAACCTTGAAAAGCTGTCCAAATTAGATCTTTCAGATTGCAATTTCACAGGGGTAGTTCCAAAGTCACTGGAAAACCTAACACAATTGGGGTTTTTGGCCTTGTCATCCAACAAGTTTTCTAGTCCGATTAATTCTATCCAATGGGACAAACTCATCAAGCTTGAGCTTCTCGACTTAGCCAACAATCTACTCTATGGGAGTATTCCAGTGTCTCCCTTTTTCATTCCTTTGCTGCAGAGGTTAGTACTTTCTGGAAATAACTTCTCTGGTCAGTTGCTTGAATTTTCTAATGTCTCTTCGTACTTGTTGTACGAACTTGATTTGAGTAGCAACAATTTGGAAGGATCAATACCTGTATCCATCTTTAATCTTCCAGGGCTTCAGGAGTTTCGTCTTTCTTCAAACAACTTGAGTGGTTTTCCTTTTTATGGCCTTCAAGAGTCGAGAAATCTTTCGTTTCTTGATCTATCCCACAATAGCCTGTTGTTCAATGATAACGGTACCAAGTCATCGCACCCCTCCCTCCTTCAGATTAACAACTTGATATTGGCTTCTAACAAGTTGAAAACATTCCCAAAATTCTTGAAAGATCAATCTAGTTTAGCCTACTTGGACCTCTCAGACAACCAGATTTCAGGTCAAATACCCAATTGGATTTGGGGGCTTCCTCTCAATACTCTAAATCTCTGTTGTAACAAGTTGGTAAGTCTAGAAGCTCCTTTACTTAGTTCTACTTACAATGTGTTGAATATTGATCTTCACTCAAACCAGCTTCAGGGACAGATCCCATTGTTTGTAAGTGGTAATTATTTGGATTACTCAAGAAATAACTTCAGCTCTAGTATACCAACTGACATTGGTGATTTCATTTCTTCCACGGCCTACCTTTCCCTTTCAAGCAATAACTTGTATGGAGAAATTCCAAACTCAATATGCAATGCAAGTGGTCTAGTTCTTGATCTCTCTAATAACTCTTTGAGTGGAATCATTCCCCAATGCTTGACTCAGATATCTTCACTTTCTGTCCTTGATATGAGGAGAAACAATCTTATTGGATCTATCCCCGATACATTTAGTGAGGGATGTAATTTGAAAACTCTAGCTATAAGCAGAAATCAGATAATAGGTCAGTTTCCAAAATCTCTAGCCAATTGTTCAAACCTAGAGGTTTTAGACCTTGGACTCAATCAAATAACAGACACCTTTCCCTGCCCATTGAAGACCTTATCCACCTTGCATGTCCTTCTGTTGCGATCCAACAAATTTTATGGAACCATTGGATGTCCCGAGACAAATGGCACCTGGCCGAAGCTTCAAATCATAGACTTGGCTCATAACAGTTTCAATGGTGAAATACCAGGTTCGTCATTGGCAACATGGCAGGCAATGATGGTCAATGAAGATGACACCCAAATTGACCTTGGATATTCGTTCAATGGAGGTAGTCGAAGTGGGCTCTTTATTGATTATGTTGATGCAGTAACAACTACAAGCAAAGGTCAGGAGATGGATATAATAAAGATTTTAACAATCTTCACTTCGATTGACTTCTCTGCTAACAAGTTCAATGGAACAATACCTAAGGAAATAGGCCAACTCAGATCACTGTATGTCCTCAATCTGTCCAGTAATGCTTTCACAGGCGAAATCCCATCATCCTTTGGTAACATAAGAACCCTCGAGTCCTTAGACCTCTCACAGAACCACCTGAGCGGCCAAATTCCACAGCAGCTTGCGAATCTCACTTTTCTTTCGTATTTGAATGTCTCAAATAATCAACTGACAGGAAGGATCCCAACAAGCACTCAGTTTTCGACATTTCCAAACACCTCCTTCCAGGGTAACAAAGGATTATGGGGGCCTCCTCTGACAGAAGATATACCAGCCGTATCGCCACCGCCTACATTAGCTGGAAGCTCAAGTAATCAGAAACCTGGAGATGACATTGACTGGGATATTATCAGTGTTGAAATTGGATTTACATGTGGATTTGGTATTGTCATCGGATCGCTTTTGTTTTGCAAAAGATGGAGGGAATGGTATTACAGAGCTATGTGTAACATCCTGTTCAAGATATTCCCTCAGCTGGCACAAAGATTTGGTAATATTCAAAGGCTTGTTTACATAAATGGAAGGTACCGAAGACGATGA
- the LOC101312180 gene encoding probable leucine-rich repeat receptor-like protein kinase At2g33170-like, whose protein sequence is MTTLFFHFFLFLITPCVTNSIPAVHSKCIEAEEQSLLNFKKSLSLNLAYNDFNGSSIPSAIGKLANLRYLNLTYGFYSRQIPIEVAHLTRLKVLDLSKNNLNGELKLENPNLGMLIQNLTELTELNLDYLNLSAQGAHWGKTISSSLPKLMVLTLSNCDLSGPIHESFARLHSLSVLTLDDNHISAPVPNFFANFSRLISLSLSRCNLYGAFPKEIFQVPTLQYVDLSTNTELLGSLPEFGKNASLETIFLFRTKFSGVLPDSIGNLKMLSRLHLADCNFSGVIPKSLANLTQLRFLYLSSNKFSSPINSIQWDKLIKLADLDLANNLLYKSIPLSLFSIPMH, encoded by the exons ATGACAACTTTGTTCTTCCATTTCTTCCTCTTCTTGATCACTCCCTGTGTTACTAACTCCATCCCTGCTGTTCACAGCAAGTGTATTGAAGCTGAGGAACAATCATTGCTCAATTTCAAGAAAAGTCTT AGCCTCAATTTAGCCTATAACGACTTCAATGGCTCTTCAATTCCATCAGCAATCGGGAAGCTTGCAAATTTGAGGTATCTAAATTTAACCTATGGCTTCTATTCTAGGCAAATTCCCATTGAGGTTGCACACTTGACAAGGTTGAAGGTTCTTGATCTCTCTAAAAATAACTTAAATGGGGAGCTGAAACTTGAGAACCCGAATTTAGGCATGCTAATCCAGAACCTGACAGAGCTTACAGAGTTAAATCTTGATTATCTGAACCTATCAGCTCAGGGAGCTCATTGGGGCAAAACCATATCATCTTCACTTCCAAAGCTGATGGTGTTGACCTTGTCCAATTGTGATCTTTCAGGCCCTATTCATGAATCATTTGCCAGGCTTCATTCTCTATCCGTGTTAACATTGGATGATAACCACATCTCTGCTCCGGTTCCAAATTTCTTTGCCAATTTTTCAAGGTTGATTTCCTTGAGTCTCTCTCGATGTAACTTGTATGGAGCATTTCCCAAAGAGATATTCCAGGTACCTACACTACAGTATGTTGACTTATCTACAAATACAGAGCTTCTGGGTTCCCTACCAGAGTTTGGAAAGAATGCATCTCTCGAAACCATATTCCTATTCAGGACTAAATTTTCAGGAGTCTTGCCAGACTCTATTGGCAACCTTAAAATGCTGTCTAGATTACACCTTGCAGATTGCAATTTCTCAGGAGTGATTCCAAAGTCACTGGCAAACCTAACACAATTGAGGTTTCTGTACCTGTCATCCAACAAGTTTTCTAGTCCGATTAATTCTATTCAATGGGACAAACTCATCAAGCTAGCGGATCTCGACTTGGCCAACAATCTACTATACAAGAGTATTCCATTGTCTCTCTTTTCTATTCCCATGCATTGA